From the Cohaesibacter sp. ES.047 genome, one window contains:
- a CDS encoding RlmE family RNA methyltransferase, producing MAKKSGGGEGQDSRGLRVQKVRVKSARGRKSSSTRWLQRQLNDPYVQRAKKEGFRSRSTFKLIEMDDRFQFLKPGMRVVDLGCAPGGWCDIAARRVQSNSDNPLVVGIDYLGMDPLPGVTVLLKDFLDDDAPQLLMDALGGHRPDVVLSDMAAPTTGHKQTDHLRTVHLFEVAALFAKENLRPGGCFLSKVFKGGTEHEMLAELKRDYQSIHHIKPPASRKESPEMYVFAKGFRGRSEGDAMSAEK from the coding sequence ATGGCAAAAAAGTCAGGTGGCGGTGAGGGGCAGGATAGCCGGGGACTTCGCGTTCAGAAGGTGAGGGTGAAATCTGCCCGTGGGCGCAAAAGCTCCTCGACGCGTTGGTTGCAGCGTCAGCTCAATGACCCCTATGTGCAGCGGGCCAAGAAAGAGGGCTTCCGCTCCCGTTCGACGTTCAAGCTCATTGAAATGGATGACCGGTTCCAATTTTTGAAGCCGGGCATGCGTGTGGTCGATCTGGGCTGTGCGCCGGGCGGCTGGTGCGACATCGCGGCCCGCCGCGTGCAGTCCAACAGCGACAATCCCCTCGTGGTCGGGATCGATTATCTTGGTATGGATCCGCTGCCCGGTGTGACTGTGCTGCTCAAAGATTTCCTGGATGACGATGCGCCGCAACTGTTGATGGACGCCCTTGGTGGCCACAGGCCCGATGTGGTGCTCTCGGACATGGCAGCACCCACCACGGGCCATAAACAGACCGATCACCTGCGCACGGTGCATCTGTTCGAGGTGGCAGCCCTGTTTGCCAAGGAAAACCTGCGGCCGGGCGGATGCTTCCTTTCCAAGGTCTTCAAGGGCGGTACAGAGCATGAAATGCTGGCCGAACTGAAGCGTGACTATCAGTCCATCCATCACATCAAACCGCCGGCAAGCCGCAAGGAAAGCCCGGAGATGTATGTCTTCGCCAAGGGCTTCCGGGGACGGTCTGAAGGGGATGCAATGAGCGCAGAGAAATAA